A single genomic interval of Eurosta solidaginis isolate ZX-2024a chromosome 3, ASM4086904v1, whole genome shotgun sequence harbors:
- the LOC137246414 gene encoding protein-L-histidine N-pros-methyltransferase has translation MFKPPMSCYRPRGTLARAIFQKYHNDRSLEELDTRLWYTTNHELPPKFQTKFVPLLQPDESTMRWLERAKLLSTKIWLHIWHAIARIVLQFFMTQTDINGYLNRGSMFILSEQQFGKLLKTGGFDVKLFDIIHCLDIGAGDGEITARLLKSIQDLNPKCKIHTFATETSWTMRERLKNRNFNILERINEVQNMQLISCLNVLDRCIDPIDLLEEIYKALAPNGRVILALVLPYVHYVEMNSSHMPLRPLLKQWPQRSQQLSFEAEAIEFFELLETMGYRIEAWTKAPYLCEGDLRQSFYWLVDIVVVLSKN, from the exons atgtttaaacCACCAATGAGTTGTTATCGGCCACGTGGAACATTAGCACGTGCTAtctttcaaaaatatcacaatgaTCGATCTTTGGAAGAACTTGATACTAGActt TGGTATACTACCAATCATGAACTACCTCCAAAATTTCAAACTAAGTTCGTACCTCTACTTCAACCAGATGAATCAACAATGCGTTGGCTGGAACGTGCCAAATTACTTTCGACAAAAATTTGGCTTCACATCTGGCATGCTATAGCTCGAAtagttttacaattttttatgacACAGACTGATATAAATGGATATTTAAATCGGGGCTCAATGTTTATATTATCCGAACAACAATTtggtaaattacttaaaactggTGGATTTGATGTAAAGTTATTTGATATT ATTCATTGCTTGGATATTGGTGCTGGTGATGGTGAAATTACTGCACGATTACTAAAATCCATTCAGGATTTAAATCCAAAATGCAAAATTCATACATTTGCTACAGAAACCAGTTGGACAATGCGTGAACgtttaaaaaatagaaatttcAATATACTCGAACGTATAAATGAAGTACAAAATATGCAATTGATATCCTGCTTAAATGTTTTAGATCGTTGCATTGATCCAATCGATCTTTTAGAAGAGATTTATAAAGCTTTAGCGCCAAATGGACGTGTTATTTTGGCTTTAGTTCTACCGTATGTACATTATGTAGAAATGAACTCATCACATATGCCATTGCGCCCTTTGCTAAAGCAGTGGCCACAACGTTCACAACAATTGAGTTTTGAAGCAGAAGCTATAGAATTTTTCGAATTATTAGAAACGATGGGTTATCGCATTGAAGCTTGGACTAAAGCACCTTATTTATGTGAAGGCGATTTAAGGCAATCCTTTTATTGGCTAGTAGATATTGTAGTTGTATTGtcaaaaaattaa